In a single window of the Lasioglossum baleicum chromosome 10, iyLasBale1, whole genome shotgun sequence genome:
- the LOC143212838 gene encoding trypsin-4, which translates to MFQRYTKPCTVAGWGRHIAGSNVGSGTYLRHVHLPLIPPDKCPMTEVDTKLHICAGVMAGKKDACQGDSGGPLLCEDTQVGIVSWGRGCARPGLPGVYTRLDVYLEWLNDSIQKNYAVKNVLNIITVAFMLTALLFFIL; encoded by the exons atgtttcagcgaTATACAAAACCGTGCACCGTGGCTGGCTGGGGAAGACACATAGCTGGATCGAAT GTCGGATCTGGTACCTACCTTCGACATGTACACCTCCCATTAATTCCTCCTGATAAATGTCCGATGACTGAAGTGGACACAAAATTGCACATCTGTGCAGGTGTGATGGCGGGTAAAAAGGATGCTTGCCAA GGTGATAGCGGAGGGCCACTACTCTGCGAAGATACACAAGTGGGGATAGTATCATGGGGAAGAGGATGTGCTCGTCCTGGATTGCCTGGCGTATATACCCGATTGGACGTCTATCTGGAATGGTTAAATGACTCCATACAAAAGAATTATGCAgtcaaaaatgttttaaacattaTAACTGTTGCTTTCATGTTGACCGCATTACTGTTCTTTATACTGTGA
- the Lerp gene encoding lysosomal enzyme receptor protein isoform X1, translating to MCKLIVSISLYWFAVIAVFADTSTVDSSFCIIQEPVLKVFKYNFTSLSNPTKDITLPIDHLNETLRIQLCTPLKQKCNGTDGYGICLIKDKQEIGIGKSPPAVEVGNGKILFKFRGTNCTQTDRYRVTISMKCDYEVENNSIPTLSSNGNVCEYHLSWRSAHACSPRTKQKCTVTNNGSHYDLSPLTKYSSNYVIHMGDVNSPKIILNVCHTVIYEYGALCLKSAACLQQNSSKIEYMNLGDVGQAPFFEDGKLKIRYLNGDVCRHNIPTPHIQTTISFICDLEAIEGTSPEYIGGSEECHYQIIWKTAAACSIESLGSRSAITAGRCTVTNPLTNFTYNLQSLMKEEYYATAQNGMKYQFGVCKSPANMTCTPETGICSMKNRTSMGQYNTNLIWQEGGPYLNYTNGDLCENGQRSYTIIAFVCGAEGVSKEPFVMEQKPCQLIIHWNTDLVCEKRIKCVATDDDEMNLSSLIKSSSNYVVRVNKTEFHINICRPLVPEPSLTCAHGSAVCKATLNSNKEYIDEVSLGLPKESPVLDANRDTVLRYVGGSTCPEDPTKSISSNFTFPCNVYSDKGVPEFKDYKDCTYIFEWKTSITCGAAMGTWTSPCIIKDHRSHECDLSPLYKNQPIYRVKNKQGKDYSINICGGPTFCNGSAVCQGSNGYGSLANVIFDYGRDIIKLQYSNGDKCANTSYTSGVRFKCVESMGIGEPTPLWEPQCNAEFEWYTNVTCACKSSMQNLPDSLDAHENSKMFSPGHAGTVAGIVLTVIALVAVLFYLRHPDKRTCLRSCWHPFSSRRSSGRVQYCRVDTTEEARLLLDVDPTHCQTDSDDDLLVA from the exons ATGTGCAAGTTAATCGTTTCGATATCTCTTTATTGGTTTGCAGTAATTGCTGTATTTGCT GACACATCCACGGTTGACAGCTCCTTTTGTATAATTCAAGAACCTGTTCTAAaagttttcaaatataatttcacTAGTCTTTCGAATCCTACGAAAGATATTACTCTACCTATCGACCATTTAAATGAAACTTTGAGAATACAGTTATGTACTCCGTTAAAACAAAAATGCAATGGAACAGACGGATACGGAATTTGTTTGATAAAAGACAAACAAGAAATAGGAATAG GAAAATCACCTCCAGCAGTAGAAGTAGGCAATGGAaagatattatttaaatttagagGCACTAATTGTACACAAACAGATAGATATAGAGTAACTATTAGTATGAAGTGTGATtatgaagttgaaaataattctaTTCCTACATTATCATctaat GGAAATGTTTGCGAGTATCATTTATCCTGGAGGAGTGCACATGCTTGTAGTCCACGGACCAAACAAAAATGTACAGTAACAAATAACGGATCGCACTATGACCTATCTCCgctaacaaaatattcctcaaatTATGTTATTCATATGGGTGATGTAAACTCACCGAAAATCATATTAAATGTTTGTCATACTGTGATATATGAATACGGAGCCTTGTGTCTAAAGTCAGCAGCCTGCTTGCAGCAAAATTCTTCGAAAATTGA ATACATGAATTTGGGAGATGTAGGACAAGCACCATTTTTCGAAgatggaaaattaaaaattagataTCTGAACGGAGATGTATGTAGACATAATATTCCAACACCGCACATTCAAACCACTATTTCATTTATATGCGATTTGGAAGCTATAGAG GGAACGAGTCCAGAATACATAGGAGGAAGCGAAGAATGTCACTATCAAATAATATGGAAAACAGCCGCTGCCTGTAGCATAGAATCTTTAGGTAGTCGCAGTGCGATAACTGCTGGCAGATGTACAGTGACTAATCCCCTTACAAATTTCAC GTACAATCTACAATCGTTAATGAAGGAAGAATATTATGCCACAGCACAAAATGGCATGAAATATCAATTCGGAGTATGTAAATCACCTGCAAATATGACATGTACACCAGAAACAG GAATATGTTCTATGAAAAATCGCACATCTATGGGTCAGtacaatacaaatttaatatggCAGGAGGGTGGGCCGTATTTAAATTATACGAACGGAGATCTTTGTGAAAATGGACAACGTAGCTATACGATTATTGCATTTGTGTGCGGAGCAGAAGGAGTTTCCAAGGAACCGTTTGTAATGGAACAGAAGCCCTGCCAATTAATTATACATTGGAACACTGATCTAGTTTGTGAGAAAAGG ATAAAGTGTGTTGCAACGGACGATGACGAGATGAATTTAAGTTCATTGATCAAATCTAGTAGCAACTATGTCGTAAGAGTAAACAAAACAGAGTTTCATATAAATATATGCAGACCATTAGTGCCTGAACCAAGTTTAACATGCGCACATGGCAGTGCAGTCTGCAAGgctactttaaattcaaacaaGGAGTATATAGATGAAGTT AGTTTAGGATTGCCAAAAGAAAGTCCTGTATTGGATGCAAATCGTGATACAGTGTTACGTTATGTAGGTGGATCAACCTGTCCTGAAGACCCAACTaaatcaatttcttcaaattttaCGTTCCCATGTAACGTTTATAGCGATAAG GGAGTTCCCGAGTTTAAGGATTATAAAGAttgtacttatattttcgaatgGAAAACAAGTATAACATGTGGTGCTGCAATGGGAACCTGGACTTCCCCTTGCATTATAAAAGATCACCGTTCACATGAATGCGATCTATCCCCGTTATATAAAAACCAACCAATATATCGT GTAAAAAACAAACAAGGGAAAGATTATAGCATAAATATATGCGGAGGACCAACGTTTTGCAATGGTTCTGCTGTGTGCCAAGGCAGCAATGGTTATGGATCATTGGCCAATGTAATTTTCGATTATGGCAGAGATATAATAAAACTACAATATTCGAATGGCGATAAGTGTGCAAATA CTTCCTATACATCTGGAGTGAGATTTAAATGTGTCGAGTCTATGGGAATTGGAGAACCAACGCCGTTATGG GAACCACAGTGCAATGCCGAGTTCGAATGGTACACGAACGTTACTTGCGCTTGCAAATCGAGCATGCAAAATCTTCCTGATTCGTTGGATGCACACGAAAACAGTAAAATGTTCTCCCCTGGTCACG CTGGTACAGTGGCTGGCATCGTGTTGACTGTTATCGCTCTGGTAGCAGTGCTGTTTTATTTGCGACATCCGGATAAGAGAACGTGCCTACGCTCTTGTTGGCATCCATTTTCTTCGAGAAGAAGCAGTGGACGTGTCCAATACTGCAGA GTCGACACCACGGAGGAAGCTCGACTATTACTGGATGTTGATCCCACGCATTGTCAAACGGATAGCGACGATGATCTCTTGGTTGCATAG
- the Lerp gene encoding lysosomal enzyme receptor protein isoform X2, with the protein MKCDYEVENNSIPTLSSNGNVCEYHLSWRSAHACSPRTKQKCTVTNNGSHYDLSPLTKYSSNYVIHMGDVNSPKIILNVCHTVIYEYGALCLKSAACLQQNSSKIEYMNLGDVGQAPFFEDGKLKIRYLNGDVCRHNIPTPHIQTTISFICDLEAIEGTSPEYIGGSEECHYQIIWKTAAACSIESLGSRSAITAGRCTVTNPLTNFTYNLQSLMKEEYYATAQNGMKYQFGVCKSPANMTCTPETGICSMKNRTSMGQYNTNLIWQEGGPYLNYTNGDLCENGQRSYTIIAFVCGAEGVSKEPFVMEQKPCQLIIHWNTDLVCEKRIKCVATDDDEMNLSSLIKSSSNYVVRVNKTEFHINICRPLVPEPSLTCAHGSAVCKATLNSNKEYIDEVSLGLPKESPVLDANRDTVLRYVGGSTCPEDPTKSISSNFTFPCNVYSDKGVPEFKDYKDCTYIFEWKTSITCGAAMGTWTSPCIIKDHRSHECDLSPLYKNQPIYRVKNKQGKDYSINICGGPTFCNGSAVCQGSNGYGSLANVIFDYGRDIIKLQYSNGDKCANTSYTSGVRFKCVESMGIGEPTPLWEPQCNAEFEWYTNVTCACKSSMQNLPDSLDAHENSKMFSPGHAGTVAGIVLTVIALVAVLFYLRHPDKRTCLRSCWHPFSSRRSSGRVQYCRVDTTEEARLLLDVDPTHCQTDSDDDLLVA; encoded by the exons ATGAAGTGTGATtatgaagttgaaaataattctaTTCCTACATTATCATctaat GGAAATGTTTGCGAGTATCATTTATCCTGGAGGAGTGCACATGCTTGTAGTCCACGGACCAAACAAAAATGTACAGTAACAAATAACGGATCGCACTATGACCTATCTCCgctaacaaaatattcctcaaatTATGTTATTCATATGGGTGATGTAAACTCACCGAAAATCATATTAAATGTTTGTCATACTGTGATATATGAATACGGAGCCTTGTGTCTAAAGTCAGCAGCCTGCTTGCAGCAAAATTCTTCGAAAATTGA ATACATGAATTTGGGAGATGTAGGACAAGCACCATTTTTCGAAgatggaaaattaaaaattagataTCTGAACGGAGATGTATGTAGACATAATATTCCAACACCGCACATTCAAACCACTATTTCATTTATATGCGATTTGGAAGCTATAGAG GGAACGAGTCCAGAATACATAGGAGGAAGCGAAGAATGTCACTATCAAATAATATGGAAAACAGCCGCTGCCTGTAGCATAGAATCTTTAGGTAGTCGCAGTGCGATAACTGCTGGCAGATGTACAGTGACTAATCCCCTTACAAATTTCAC GTACAATCTACAATCGTTAATGAAGGAAGAATATTATGCCACAGCACAAAATGGCATGAAATATCAATTCGGAGTATGTAAATCACCTGCAAATATGACATGTACACCAGAAACAG GAATATGTTCTATGAAAAATCGCACATCTATGGGTCAGtacaatacaaatttaatatggCAGGAGGGTGGGCCGTATTTAAATTATACGAACGGAGATCTTTGTGAAAATGGACAACGTAGCTATACGATTATTGCATTTGTGTGCGGAGCAGAAGGAGTTTCCAAGGAACCGTTTGTAATGGAACAGAAGCCCTGCCAATTAATTATACATTGGAACACTGATCTAGTTTGTGAGAAAAGG ATAAAGTGTGTTGCAACGGACGATGACGAGATGAATTTAAGTTCATTGATCAAATCTAGTAGCAACTATGTCGTAAGAGTAAACAAAACAGAGTTTCATATAAATATATGCAGACCATTAGTGCCTGAACCAAGTTTAACATGCGCACATGGCAGTGCAGTCTGCAAGgctactttaaattcaaacaaGGAGTATATAGATGAAGTT AGTTTAGGATTGCCAAAAGAAAGTCCTGTATTGGATGCAAATCGTGATACAGTGTTACGTTATGTAGGTGGATCAACCTGTCCTGAAGACCCAACTaaatcaatttcttcaaattttaCGTTCCCATGTAACGTTTATAGCGATAAG GGAGTTCCCGAGTTTAAGGATTATAAAGAttgtacttatattttcgaatgGAAAACAAGTATAACATGTGGTGCTGCAATGGGAACCTGGACTTCCCCTTGCATTATAAAAGATCACCGTTCACATGAATGCGATCTATCCCCGTTATATAAAAACCAACCAATATATCGT GTAAAAAACAAACAAGGGAAAGATTATAGCATAAATATATGCGGAGGACCAACGTTTTGCAATGGTTCTGCTGTGTGCCAAGGCAGCAATGGTTATGGATCATTGGCCAATGTAATTTTCGATTATGGCAGAGATATAATAAAACTACAATATTCGAATGGCGATAAGTGTGCAAATA CTTCCTATACATCTGGAGTGAGATTTAAATGTGTCGAGTCTATGGGAATTGGAGAACCAACGCCGTTATGG GAACCACAGTGCAATGCCGAGTTCGAATGGTACACGAACGTTACTTGCGCTTGCAAATCGAGCATGCAAAATCTTCCTGATTCGTTGGATGCACACGAAAACAGTAAAATGTTCTCCCCTGGTCACG CTGGTACAGTGGCTGGCATCGTGTTGACTGTTATCGCTCTGGTAGCAGTGCTGTTTTATTTGCGACATCCGGATAAGAGAACGTGCCTACGCTCTTGTTGGCATCCATTTTCTTCGAGAAGAAGCAGTGGACGTGTCCAATACTGCAGA GTCGACACCACGGAGGAAGCTCGACTATTACTGGATGTTGATCCCACGCATTGTCAAACGGATAGCGACGATGATCTCTTGGTTGCATAG
- the Tl gene encoding toll like receptor: MRGEWWIIVALIVVTCNGEDVRCPEQYCSCYPSHNSGTEIRCPTESDSNFVINVVPTRYIQIQCKSSADWSDFRASNLFPARRVESIFFKMCKLPMDRSLADIARQLGAESVSRLIFQSYGNEGVNLTKKHLEGFPKLERLILSSNNVNKLGNDLFADKPELTWLDLRANNVLLRLDTFQNSSNLTVLELGQNHITSIEPGVFDKLTKLTLLNLWQNRLTKIEPGTFDKLTSLMSLDINSNELTTLPEEVFFNLTNLQVVNLSGNNFTSLPAKIFQRNRKLDIVTMYGNKRNMTTLPGGLFANLTKLTVVQLRSNGLVTLPEDLFRGSVSINTIELERNYLVSLPKDIFKGLHSLSVLKLYLNELTSLPDGIFSDTQALTEIDLSENHFTSISRNLFQDLLSLSILDMSKNQLQTIHHASFKSLEKLKIARFSNNLLTLNSSLSLYRDEIWNISPFHHCASLEELYLAKNNISEIFTDWTVSSVKLKKLDLSYNRIPHISAEDLQFTSNEIQVDLRYNNITHIYLNTAERLMTFQKDMRPVVILVEDNPIACDCDLFDFLRYLEGNMHPYVQNYFHIIPGNLKCQSPEWSMNISVSHLKSTSLKCIVTSPCPTGCTCWAKPFDKACLIDCSYGNLTSIPRNIQCIPDYQLELNLEGNKLTRLVPLTDLGLSNVSISKLLLSGTNISNVPLDVLPSDVEVLELHNNNISKLDLDVLEFMSNSTKLSRITLHENPWTCDCDTRDVLNFMQTEVPRISESSLITCKNKKIPMVKMTATDFCSAETAMIVGISLSVAVIGLLIGMLAALYYRYQEEIKVWLYAHQLCLWFVTEDELDKDKLYDAFISYSHKDEEFVINELVSKLESGPKPFKLCIHFRDWLAGEWIPNQIARSVDDSRRTIVVLSPNFLESVWGRMEFRAAHRQALSEGRARVILVLYGEIGAIDNLDSELKAYLSMNTYVKWGDPWFWDKLRYALPHPPELTRRAIRNKIFEKHQPTIQINGDKKELIYPNNEPVTPPAVSTPPVDTIKVFKCDNINEVEKDTVEKLNISNSNGILPSEQLILNNSTNKVQCTTV, translated from the exons ATGAGAGGTGAATGGTGGATCATCGTGGCACTTATCGTCGTCACGTGCAACGGTGAGGATGTCCGAtgtcctgaacagtattgcagcTGCTATCCAAGTCACAACAGTGGTACCGAGATACGATGCCCAACAGAAAGCGACTCGAACTTCGTCATAAACGTTGTACCCACCAGGTATATTCAG atACAATGTAAAAGCTCTGCGGATTGGTCAGACTTCCGCGCCTCCAATTTGTTCCCTGCCCGGAGAGTAGAGTCCATCTTCTTCAAAATGTGCAAATTACCGATGGACAGAAGCCTCGCGGATATCGCGCGGCAACTCGGCGCGGAGTCGGTCAGCAGATTAATATTTCAATCGTACGGCAACGAGGGTGTGAATCTGACGAAAAAACACCTCGAGGGATTCCCAAAATTGGAACGATTGATTCTGTCGTCGAACAATGTCAACAAACTCGGCAACGATTTATTCGCGGACAAACCGGAGCTGACGTGGCTCGACCTGCGAGCAAAcaatgttctcctacggttgGACACCTTTCAGAACTCTAGTAATCTGACGGTGCTCGAGTTGGGCCAGAATCATATAACTAGCATCGAACCGGGTGTGTTCGACAAATTGACGAAATTGACTTTGCTCAATCTATGGCAGAATCGACTGACGAAGATCGAGCCGGGCACGTTCGACAAGTTGACTTCTCTGATGTCGTTGGATATCAACTCGAACGAGTTGACCACTTTGCCCGAGGAGGTCTTTTTCAATCTTACCAACCTGCAGGTTGTGAACTTGTCCGGGAACAACTTTACGTCGTTGCCGGCCAAGATCTTCCAACGCAACAGGAAATTAGACATCGTGACCATGTATGGAAACAAACGGAACATGACGACCCTCCCGGGGGGATTGTTCGCGAATCTAACTAAATTGACGGTGGTACAGCTCAGAAGCAACGGTTTAGTCACCCTCCCAGAAGATTTGTTTCGGGGTTCCGTCTCGATAAACACTATCGAGTTGGAAAGAAATTATCTCGTGTCTCTTCCGAAGGATATATTCAAAGGACTGCACAGTTTGTCGGTACTGAAACTCTATCTCAACGAATTAACATCGCTGCCCGATGGAATTTTCTCGGACACGCAGGCCTTGACTGAAATCGATCTATCAGAGAATCATTTTACTTCAATATCCAG GAACTTATTTCAAGACTTACTATCGCTGAGCATATTGGATATGTCAAAAAATCAGTTACAAACGATACATCATGCAAGCTTCAAATCATTGGAGAAactaaaaattgcaagattttCTAACAACCTGCTCACGTTGAATAGTTCATTGTCTCTGTACCGTGACGAAATTTGGAACATATCACCGTTCCATCATTGCGCTTCCTTAGAAGAATTGTACCTTgctaagaataatatttctgaGATATTTACTGATTGGACTGTCAGCAgcgtgaaattaaaaaaattggatttAAGTTACAATCGGATACCTCACATTTCG GCCGAAGATCTGCAATTCACATCGAATGAAATTCAAGTGGACCTAAGGTACAACAATATAACTCACATCTACCTCAACACTGCGGAACGTTTAATGACGTTCCAAAAAGACATGCGTCCTGTAGTGATACTAGTGGAAGACAATCCAATAGCTTGCGACTGTGATTTGtttgattttcttcgatatttagAGGGGAACATGCACCCCTATGTTCAAAACTATTTTCATATCATACCAGGAAACTTAAAGTGCCAAAGTCCAGAATGGTCGATGAACATATCTGTGAGCCATCTGAAATCCACATCCTTGAAATGCATAGTGACGAGCCCGTGTCCAACAGGTTGCACTTGTTGGGCGAAACCATTCGACAAAGCTTGCTTGATCGATTGTTCTTACGGGAACTTGACGAGTATTCCACGCAACATTCAATGTATACCTGACTATCAACTTGAATTAAATTTAGAGGGTAACAAGTTAACTCGACTAGTACCCCTAACTGATCTTGGCTTGAGCAATGTATCGATATCAAAGCTGCTTTTGTCAGGTACGAATATCTCGAATGTACCCTTGGATGTATTGCCATCTGACGTTGAG GTTCTAGAACTGCACAACAACAACATTAGCAAGCTGGATTTGGACGTTCTAGAATTCATGAGTAATTCTACCAAGTTGAGCAGAATCACGCTTCACGAGAATCCGTGGACATGCGACTGCGATACCAGAGATGTTTTGAACTTCATGCAAACGGAAGTCCCTAGAATTTCGGAATCTTCGCTGATCACGTGCAAGAATAAAAAGATTCCGATGGTAAAAATGACGGCGACCGATTTCTGTTCCGCTGAAACCGCTATGATCGTAGGAATCAGTTTATCCGTAGCAGTGATCGGATTGTTGATCGGTATGTTGGCAGCCTTATACTACCGGTACCAAGAAGAGATTAAAGTATGGCTGTACGCGCATCAACTCTGCCTATGGTTCGTAACCGAAGACGAATTGGACAAGGACAAGTTATACGACGCTTTTATAAGTTATTCCCATAAAGACGAAGAGTTTGTTATAAACGAGTTGGTGTCCAAGTTGGAAAGCGGTCCCAAACCGTTCAAACTGTgcatacatttcagagactggtTAGCAGGAGAGTGGATACCGAATCAAATAGCTCGGTCTGTTGATGATTCGAGGAGAACGATAGTCGTATTGTCGCCAAACTTCTTGGAAAGCGTATGGGGACGAATGGAATTTAGGGCCGCCCACAGACAGGCTCTCAGCGAAGGTCGAGCAAGAGTCATTCTAGTCCTGTACGGCGAGATCGGTGCCATTGATAATTTAGACTCGGAACTGAAAGCCTATTTGAGCATGAACACCTACGTAAAGTGGGGCGATCCTTGGTTCTGGGACAAACTGCGATACGCTCTACCACACCCGCCAGAGTTGACCAGAAGGGCGATTAGgaacaaaattttcgagaaacaTCAACCCACTATACAAATTAACGGTGACAAAAAGGAACTCATTTACCCGAACAACGAACCGGTAACACCACCTGCGGTCAGCACTCCTCCAGTCGATACCATTAAAGTCTTCAAATGCGACAACATCAACGAAGTTGAAAAAGATACCGTTGAAAAGCTAAATATATCAAATAGCAATGGAATCCTTCCGTCTGAACAATTAATACTGAATAATTCAACTAATAAGGTACAATGTACCACTGTGTAG